A region of Salvia splendens isolate huo1 chromosome 17, SspV2, whole genome shotgun sequence DNA encodes the following proteins:
- the LOC121773433 gene encoding protein EIN4-like isoform X2, producing the protein MAMLKALINSWLLLLLLLLSLFVSIAAAYSGFGCGCDEEGYWSVENILDWQKACDFLIAIAYFSIPIELIYFVSCSTFPFKWVLVQFILFIVLCGMTHLLNGWTYGPHTFQLMLSLTIFKFLTALVSFATAITLFTLIPQLLKVKVREIMLRKKTGDLDREVLTIKKQKEAGMRVRMLTREIRKYLDRHTIFYTTLVELSKVLDLENCVVWMPNSGRTEINLTHELREKSLPNTHNSVIPTSEPDVRRVKGSERVKILDPESPLSLASSREVGEPGCVAAIRMPILKVSHFKNGTPEMVQACYAILVLVLPSGLGRTWSKQELEMVEVVADQVAVALSHAAVVEEALSLTATLEEKKRALQQANRNAIMASQARYEFKKVMSNGLKRPMHSILGLLSVLQDEPLSDEQLLLIGTTFKAGNVLSTLINDVMDTAGKDYSRFPLHMRPFELHSMIKEAVILHMIGNLLNASRGGGFLLLRVHSASGSQVWNDQRRGRWRSNSSDRYAYVRLEAGIRHTNSDSQSGNSSVIQYSGQRCSGGGKEIMSFDMCKKIVQMMQGDIWMVPNPEGFDQSMVLVLQFQARPSFAVDILEQEQSIKRVQSNSIFKGLQILLADADAGNRAVTRRLLEKLGCVVTAVSSGSECLRAVGPSVPPFQVVLLDIHLPDLDGFEVAEELRKVESRDWLLIVAFTASDDKETREKCLEVGMNGVLAKPGSSHDLARELECILLRPSLDI; encoded by the exons ATGGCAATGTTGAAGGCATTAATAAATTCGTGgctgttgttgttgttgctgctgctgtCGTTGTTTGTATCCATCGCGGCTGCATATAGTGGTTTCGGCTGTGGCTGCGATGAGGAAGGGTATTGGAGTGTTGAGAACATCTTGGATTGGCAAAAGGCATGTGATTTTTTGATTGCAATTGCTTACTTCTCGATCCCGATTGAACTCATTTACTTCGTTAGCTGCTCCACCTTTCCTTTCAAATGGGTGCTGGTTCAGTTCATCTTGTTCATTGTCCTGTGTGGGATGACTCATTTGCTGAATGGTTGGACCTATGGACCTCACACCTTTCAACTCATGCTGTCCCTCACCATTTTCAAGTTTCTCACTGCCCTCGTCTCATTTGCAACGGCTATAACCCTTTTCACCCTCATCCCCCAGCTGCTCAAGGTGAAGGTGAGGGAGATCATGCTGAGGAAGAAGACAGGGGATCTTGATAGGGAAGTTTTGACTATCAAGAAGCAGAAGGAAGCTGGCATGCGTGTTAGGATGCTGACACGTGAGATACGCAAGTATCTTGATCGCCATACTATTTTTTACACAACTCTGGTTGAGCTGTCAAAGGTTTTGGATTTGGAAAACTGTGTTGTTTGGATGCCAAACTCGGGTAGAACGGAGATTAACCTAACGCATGAGTTGAGAGAGAAAAGCCTCCCAAATACACATAATTCGGTTATCCCTACTAGTGAGCCTGATGTGAGAAGGGTCAAGGGAAGTGAACGGGTGAAGATACTTGATCCTGAATCTCCACTTTCTCTTGCAAGCAGTAGGGAAGTTGGTGAACCGGGATGTGTGGCTGCAATCAGGATGCCAATATTGAAGGTTTCCCATTTCAAAAACGGCACTCCTGAGATGGTTCAAGCCTGTTATGCTATTCTCGTCTTGGTCCTTCCCAGTGGACTGGGTCGAACATGGAGTAAGCAAGAACTCGAGATGGTGGAGGTGGTTGCTGATCAAGTTGCTGTGGCTCTCTCACATGCAGCTGTAGTTGAAGAAGCCCTATCCTTGACAGCAACGCTCGAGGAAAAAAAACGAGCACTGCAGCAGGCCAACCGGAACGCAATAATGGCAAGTCAAGCGCGCTATGAATTTAAAAAGGTGATGAGTAACGGATTAAAAAGGCCAATGCACTCAATTCTTGGCCTGCTATCAGTGCTACAGGATGAACCGCTGAGTGACGAGCAGCTTCTTCTCATTGGCACGACGTTCAAGGCTGGTAATGTTCTTTCGACACTGATAAATGATGTCATGGATACTGCAGGAAAGGATTATAGCAGATTCCCTTTGCATATGAGGCCCTTCGAACTTCACTCTATGATAAAAGAAGCT GTGATTCTGCATATGATTGGTAATCTGTTAAATGCAAGCAGAGGAGGTGGATTTCTTTTGTTACGAGTGCATTCAGCGAGTGGGAGTCAGGTGTGGAATGACCAGAGACGAGGCCGATGGAGGTCGAATTCATCGGATAGATATGCTTATGTTAGGCTTGAAGCCGGTATTCGTCATACCAATTCTGATTCCCAGTCAGGCAACAGTTCTGTGATTCAATACAGTGGCCAGAGATGCTCGGGTGGAGGCAAGGAAATCATGAGCTTTGACATGTGTAAAAAAATCGTTCAG ATGATGCAAGGAGACATCTGGATGGTACCGAATCCAGAGGGCTTCGATCAAAGCATGGTTCTCGTCTTGCAGTTCCAGGCGCGGCCATCCTTTGCAGTAGACATATTAGAACAGGAGCAATCTATTAAGCGCGTGCAATCCAACTCCATTTTCAAAGGTCTGCAAATTCTCCTAGCTGATGCTGATGCTGGGAACAGAGCCGTGACGAGGAGGTTGCTGGAGAAGCTGGGGTGCGTTGTGACCGCAGTCTCGTCTGGATCCGAATGCCTCAGAGCCGTTGGTCCGTCCGTGCCCCCGTTCCAAGTCGTGCTTCTGGACATTCACCTCCCCGACTTGGATGGCTTCGAAGTTGCTGAGGAGTTGCGCAAGGTTGAAAGCCGGGACTGGCTGCTGATCGTCGCCTTTACTGCGAGCGACGACAAAGAGACTAGGGAGAAGTGCTTGGAGGTTGGGATGAATGGTGTTTTGGCAAAACCAGGTTCGTCTCATGATCTTGCGCGTGAGCTCGAGTGTATTTTACTGCGGCCAAGTCTGGATATATAG
- the LOC121773433 gene encoding protein EIN4-like isoform X1, producing the protein MAMLKALINSWLLLLLLLLSLFVSIAAAYSGFGCGCDEEGYWSVENILDWQKACDFLIAIAYFSIPIELIYFVSCSTFPFKWVLVQFILFIVLCGMTHLLNGWTYGPHTFQLMLSLTIFKFLTALVSFATAITLFTLIPQLLKVKVREIMLRKKTGDLDREVLTIKKQKEAGMRVRMLTREIRKYLDRHTIFYTTLVELSKVLDLENCVVWMPNSGRTEINLTHELREKSLPNTHNSVIPTSEPDVRRVKGSERVKILDPESPLSLASSREVGEPGCVAAIRMPILKVSHFKNGTPEMVQACYAILVLVLPSGLGRTWSKQELEMVEVVADQVAVALSHAAVVEEALSLTATLEEKKRALQQANRNAIMASQARYEFKKVMSNGLKRPMHSILGLLSVLQDEPLSDEQLLLIGTTFKAGNVLSTLINDVMDTAGKDYSRFPLHMRPFELHSMIKEAVCLFNCMCALRGFNFSIEVDKSMPKYVIGDETRVFQVILHMIGNLLNASRGGGFLLLRVHSASGSQVWNDQRRGRWRSNSSDRYAYVRLEAGIRHTNSDSQSGNSSVIQYSGQRCSGGGKEIMSFDMCKKIVQMMQGDIWMVPNPEGFDQSMVLVLQFQARPSFAVDILEQEQSIKRVQSNSIFKGLQILLADADAGNRAVTRRLLEKLGCVVTAVSSGSECLRAVGPSVPPFQVVLLDIHLPDLDGFEVAEELRKVESRDWLLIVAFTASDDKETREKCLEVGMNGVLAKPGSSHDLARELECILLRPSLDI; encoded by the exons ATGGCAATGTTGAAGGCATTAATAAATTCGTGgctgttgttgttgttgctgctgctgtCGTTGTTTGTATCCATCGCGGCTGCATATAGTGGTTTCGGCTGTGGCTGCGATGAGGAAGGGTATTGGAGTGTTGAGAACATCTTGGATTGGCAAAAGGCATGTGATTTTTTGATTGCAATTGCTTACTTCTCGATCCCGATTGAACTCATTTACTTCGTTAGCTGCTCCACCTTTCCTTTCAAATGGGTGCTGGTTCAGTTCATCTTGTTCATTGTCCTGTGTGGGATGACTCATTTGCTGAATGGTTGGACCTATGGACCTCACACCTTTCAACTCATGCTGTCCCTCACCATTTTCAAGTTTCTCACTGCCCTCGTCTCATTTGCAACGGCTATAACCCTTTTCACCCTCATCCCCCAGCTGCTCAAGGTGAAGGTGAGGGAGATCATGCTGAGGAAGAAGACAGGGGATCTTGATAGGGAAGTTTTGACTATCAAGAAGCAGAAGGAAGCTGGCATGCGTGTTAGGATGCTGACACGTGAGATACGCAAGTATCTTGATCGCCATACTATTTTTTACACAACTCTGGTTGAGCTGTCAAAGGTTTTGGATTTGGAAAACTGTGTTGTTTGGATGCCAAACTCGGGTAGAACGGAGATTAACCTAACGCATGAGTTGAGAGAGAAAAGCCTCCCAAATACACATAATTCGGTTATCCCTACTAGTGAGCCTGATGTGAGAAGGGTCAAGGGAAGTGAACGGGTGAAGATACTTGATCCTGAATCTCCACTTTCTCTTGCAAGCAGTAGGGAAGTTGGTGAACCGGGATGTGTGGCTGCAATCAGGATGCCAATATTGAAGGTTTCCCATTTCAAAAACGGCACTCCTGAGATGGTTCAAGCCTGTTATGCTATTCTCGTCTTGGTCCTTCCCAGTGGACTGGGTCGAACATGGAGTAAGCAAGAACTCGAGATGGTGGAGGTGGTTGCTGATCAAGTTGCTGTGGCTCTCTCACATGCAGCTGTAGTTGAAGAAGCCCTATCCTTGACAGCAACGCTCGAGGAAAAAAAACGAGCACTGCAGCAGGCCAACCGGAACGCAATAATGGCAAGTCAAGCGCGCTATGAATTTAAAAAGGTGATGAGTAACGGATTAAAAAGGCCAATGCACTCAATTCTTGGCCTGCTATCAGTGCTACAGGATGAACCGCTGAGTGACGAGCAGCTTCTTCTCATTGGCACGACGTTCAAGGCTGGTAATGTTCTTTCGACACTGATAAATGATGTCATGGATACTGCAGGAAAGGATTATAGCAGATTCCCTTTGCATATGAGGCCCTTCGAACTTCACTCTATGATAAAAGAAGCTGTATGCCTCTTTAATTGCATGTGTGCTCTTAGGGGTTTCAATTTTTCTATTGAAGTGGATAAGTCAATGCCAAAATATGTGATAGGTGATGAGACAAGAGTGTTTCAGGTGATTCTGCATATGATTGGTAATCTGTTAAATGCAAGCAGAGGAGGTGGATTTCTTTTGTTACGAGTGCATTCAGCGAGTGGGAGTCAGGTGTGGAATGACCAGAGACGAGGCCGATGGAGGTCGAATTCATCGGATAGATATGCTTATGTTAGGCTTGAAGCCGGTATTCGTCATACCAATTCTGATTCCCAGTCAGGCAACAGTTCTGTGATTCAATACAGTGGCCAGAGATGCTCGGGTGGAGGCAAGGAAATCATGAGCTTTGACATGTGTAAAAAAATCGTTCAG ATGATGCAAGGAGACATCTGGATGGTACCGAATCCAGAGGGCTTCGATCAAAGCATGGTTCTCGTCTTGCAGTTCCAGGCGCGGCCATCCTTTGCAGTAGACATATTAGAACAGGAGCAATCTATTAAGCGCGTGCAATCCAACTCCATTTTCAAAGGTCTGCAAATTCTCCTAGCTGATGCTGATGCTGGGAACAGAGCCGTGACGAGGAGGTTGCTGGAGAAGCTGGGGTGCGTTGTGACCGCAGTCTCGTCTGGATCCGAATGCCTCAGAGCCGTTGGTCCGTCCGTGCCCCCGTTCCAAGTCGTGCTTCTGGACATTCACCTCCCCGACTTGGATGGCTTCGAAGTTGCTGAGGAGTTGCGCAAGGTTGAAAGCCGGGACTGGCTGCTGATCGTCGCCTTTACTGCGAGCGACGACAAAGAGACTAGGGAGAAGTGCTTGGAGGTTGGGATGAATGGTGTTTTGGCAAAACCAGGTTCGTCTCATGATCTTGCGCGTGAGCTCGAGTGTATTTTACTGCGGCCAAGTCTGGATATATAG
- the LOC121774528 gene encoding transcriptional regulator TAC1-like: MDDIEKHGENSDAPKHEEAKAKDEDEDAGVGRSYECSFCKRGFTNAQALGGHMNIHRKDKAKAKQKTQQQHETSNKSKENPMIMQQKVSSSTDYPRHHHYKQMNYQVYLPSSNPSSRARNSYSPLSRPEEADLWLRMGASPAGGGGGSNVEETEVDLELRLGHDK, encoded by the coding sequence ATGGATGACATAGAAAAACATGGAGAAAATTCCGATGCACCAAAGCATGAGGAGGCCAAAGCAAAGGACGAGGACGAGGACGCGGGCGTGGGGAGGTCGTACGAGTGCAGCTTCTGCAAGCGCGGCTTCACCAACGCTCAAGCCCTCGGCGGCCACATGAACATCCACCGGAAGGACAAGGCCAAGGCCAAGCAGAAGACTCAACAACAACACGAAACCTCGAATAAGTCCAAGGAGAATCCTATGATTATGCAGCAGAAGGTATCATCATCCACTGATTATCCTCGTCATCATCACTACAAGCAGATGAATTATCAAGTCTACTTGCCCTCATCAAACCCTAGTTCTCGAGCCAGGAACAGTTATTCGCCTCTTTCAAGGCCCGAAGAGGCGGATTTGTGGCTGAGGATGGGAGCCTCGCcggctggtggtggtggaggtagCAATGTGGAGGAGACTGAAGTGGATTTGGAGCTCCGCCTTGGCCACGACAAGTGA